One region of Malania oleifera isolate guangnan ecotype guangnan chromosome 6, ASM2987363v1, whole genome shotgun sequence genomic DNA includes:
- the LOC131158788 gene encoding protein LURP-one-related 5-like codes for MKAGVVVEEAFIYDQEIHLTVRKTSLFFADDGFTAYDSKGELVFRVDSYGPDHARDKSELVLMTASGRCLLTVRRKRPSLHRRWEGFLGERAEGQKPIFSVRRSSIIGRSGVTVEVFGDAGEEYLINGSFTERCCTVFNAAKEPVAEIRRKVDSSANVVLGKDVFSLGLKPGFDGAFAMGLVLVLDQISAEDYAAGPESGGEVDPTPDNHP; via the exons ATGAAAGCAGGTGTGGTGGTGGAAGAAGCGTTCATCTACGACCAAGAAATCCATCTCACCGTTCGCAAAACCTCTCTTTTCTTCGCCGACGATGGCTTCACTGCCTACGATTCCAAGGGCGAGCTCGTCTTCCGAGTCGATTCGTACGGACCCGACCATGCTCGAGACAAGTCTGAACTTGTCCTCATGACCGCCTCCGGCCGCTGCCTCCTCACCGTCCGCCGAAAG AGGCCGAGTCTTCATCGACGGTGGGAGGGGTTCCTGGGAGAGAGAGCCGAGGGTCAGAAACCCATTTTCAGCGTTAGGAGATCGTCGATAATTGGACGGTCGGGTGTGACGGTAGAGGTGTTCGGCGATGCAGGCGAGGAGTACCTGATCAACGGGTCGTTCACGGAGCGGTGCTGCACCGTCTTCAACGCCGCGAAGGAACCAGTGGCTGAGATTCGACGCAAAGTGGATTCGTCGGCCAATGTCGTGCTTGGAAAAGACGTTTTCTCGTTGGGCCTTAAGCCCGGATTTGACGGGGCCTTTGCAATGGGCCTGGTGCTGGTTCTGGATCAGATCAGCGCGGAGGATTACGCTGCTGGGCCTGAGAGCGGGGGTGAAGTGGACCCTACCCCCGACAATCATCCGTGA